The Leguminivora glycinivorella isolate SPB_JAAS2020 chromosome 7, LegGlyc_1.1, whole genome shotgun sequence genomic interval TACGTCACCGAGGCGGCGATTAAAAACTTTTcaggtacgttttattctttcatgttatttttaataaaattaaaataatgaaaactTGATGTTACATAAAAGAGAGGAAGTCTACGTCCACATGACTGCCTTTAGGTACTCCGGAAAAGGTAGAAATACAACTGGGCTATTGACGTCTAATGTTACAGAGGAGCTCGACCGTCGCGCCCGTCAGCGCTCGCGTTTGGCGCGCTCGGAGCGGCGCCGCGAGCGCGCCTGGCGCCGCGCCGCCGAGGGCCCGCCGCGGCCGGACGTGTGGTCGGAGCTGCAGTTCCCGCCGCCGCTCAGCAGCCCGCCCGCCGCCGATCCGATCTTGGTGCCGCCCGACCCCGCGCCGTCACCGACCGATGCGCCCTCCTCCTCGGGTTTATCTTTTGCTAAGGTAACAAGTACCTTTTTATTGTCGATACTTTCACACCTATAGATAAAATAACACTACATTTAGAACTGAAATCGACAGCCCGACCTGAGTATTGTAAATCGACAGTTATTGATAATATTGCAAATGTGGGACAGTAAACATGTTATCTAATATCCTTTATCGTATTAATTATAATCGTCCACCCGCCCCCGCAACGGTATAACGATCTATGATTATACGGAGCTATCGGCGACATTGGAGGAGTAACAGAgtaatgataaaaataatagtattttatgcaacaggcgtttaaaggaggtcaaaaaagtcgagtggcgtgggtaacaatttgaggcgaagccgaaaattgttattaagacgccacgagtattttttgactcagttaaacaccgttgcatacaatactttttctacgaccatgcacatacttttgaatagttttctagaataactttcgtgaaattcgcactgtttcctacaagtattttgacttgtcctctgcaatgtttctgcactcaccctgtcgctcgcactcccccgcgccgccgcccgcccccggccggcgccccgcggcccgctatatcccttaacggctacctaacaatgctgtaagagctatatcgtatgcgtgggtacgcggggcgccggccgggggcgggcatcttttatgtagggttttaacgatctatgcacgacacggtaaatgacgaataacaacacgggagtagaaaaaggagATTAACAAAACTGGGCATCCTCTGTTAAATCACCATCCTATTTACTTGTGAATgtttaacattaaaataaacattctgtaaactgttttaattatgtataattacATTTACTGAGTGTGGGTTTGATCCCACTCCGATCTCTTGATGATGAATCACCGACATCACCGTGTATAATTGTAATACTCAACTAAATTTACATAGATTACGGCATGTTTATTTATATCATAACTATTTAGTTTCATCACACCTAAATAAATAGTATACCTGCATTTAGTTACATCAACTCACTAAAGCAACACCTAAAGTATCTGAACATGCTGAACACGCTTTGCGCGTGTAGATTTTACTGAACGCACCTGTACAAATTGAAACATCACTGTATTCTCTCCGTTGTATTTTTCAGATGGCAGGCACCTCCGGTACCTGGCGAGTGCGACGCGTGTCCACTCCACCGCCGGCGCCGGCTCCAGAAGAGGAAGGCTCAGCGCCCCGCGCTCTGGTGCTTAGCGACGCCATCGAAGCCGCACTCATGTCCAACGTCTCGGCTCCGTTCTCCGGGAAGAAAAACAAGAAGTCTAAGCATAAAGTTTTGTTCGCCACCGGTATACACCGCGCCGCATAGATTATTATTCACTTATAAATGACATGCTTAAATATAGgtatctataaaaatattaaaaaaatagaacAATTGTATTTGCCGTTTGTTGGAAACCTTCACTTGTGAGCATTTTCCGCTTTTTCTTTTCCAAGTAAACGTTTAATTTTTGCTTCAAAATGAATAAAGATTCTTTAGTAACAGTTAATGTAATACTTATTTAGTTAGATCGGTAATAAATTGTGTTATACTgtttgcgatttttttttattgtttagcTCGCTAAAGCGACAAGAACTAAGGCTTATGCAACAAATTAACTTAAAGTTAACAAATCTTTCCTGTTCCCTGTCGAATTAGTGAACTGGAATTTTAACAAAGTTATGTAGTGTATGTTTACATTATATTTGTACTTTTATTCAAAAAACGTACATGTACCGTGACGtctattgaaataaaaaaatgacaggattttttgttttattttaataataggtACCCGAAAACCTGATTCAGCTTATCACACAGATTGGAATAGTTTCATTTCTCTATCTATGAGATATTTGTGTTAGAGAAAGACGTGAAAATTATTCCATGTACGTAACGATTACGGcctgggcacacctcggacactggcgatcaaatatatgaaagaggcgcgttcctagcacacagtctaagctcgtgtaggtgaacgcgtactacgcttgtatgagtgggatatgacaggtcaactggtcgcgtttttaacaggcggtaactgtgaggtaaccgagagggggtgggcggcactttcagcggggagaaggagtggccatactgtacgatagtactctttattatactgtggcctgggtacgtagccgaatggcacaaacgctcacgaaacgaaacgctcgtagatcgCTCGTagttgctcttgcgtattggcgcgatagagccagactacctttcgcgttGCAAAAATGCCAtccggctacggcacctgttctACCAAAATCGATgccgtagtgattcaatgctctttggaaTGGACTGAATTCGTGcccttagggaccggccacatcagagcgtcgcgtgtctcggggcgcgcaacggacgtctgcgccacgccgcttcagtgtaattcaaaaaacgtctcctcagtacattttgtataggaaggacgtaagtagcgccgccaagcggcgcggcgcgcgccacgccacctgccACGGAACGAGGCAAAGGACATTATTTGTTCCCCGAGTCCatgtaatattatatttctaaGGGAAGCAAAGATTTTTTAAACTTGCCCCTTTTTCAGTGACGGACATAGCTTGACCGACTATATCTCTAAAGATTTGTGAGTATACAAACAATTGGAATTTCGCGCCCTTTTTACTGACATAATGGGTGTATCTGACTATAGTGTTTGTTAATACCAATTGGAGGAATAACAAAACGCAGGTAAACCTGGCCTAATTcgctattttaatttaatgtacTGGTAACCTTGAATTCCAATTATGTGTTTTAACAACTTAACATTAAGTGCTAAATTTGAAACACACTACGTACTAACTGTATATGTAACATTTTTGAAACTATCAATACCTTTAGAAATGTCATGTTCACATTTTGTGAAATTGGAATTTTAATTCCTATTAAAATATATCGTAAATCTATCCGATAGAATATTGTGATTTGAACATTATTATGCGGATTTAATTAGTTAAATCAACATTCTTTACTGTATCGAAATTCTCATATACCAAAATATCCATCTACATGCTGTTACACTCTTCAAAATGACTTCATCGAGAAGAGACTTTGTTTTCAAACCTTTTAAGGTTACCGAAGTTAAGTTTCGTAGTGCAGAGTGTCCCAGACCACGAAGTGGACATAGAATAGCATGTGACGATGTAAATATCTACTGTTTTGGCGGTTATAACCCTTCACTCCCTCGGACAAGTATACAGAGACAAAATCCGACTTGGACACCGGAGAGACCGCTTTTCAAAGAGCTCTGGAGTTATTCGATAGCGACTTGCAAATGGACGGAACATGAAGTTGTGGAGAATATGCCAGACGAGTTAGCATCTAATGCTATGTGTATGAATGGCAGATACTTAATGGTTTGTATCAAACCTAAATAACTATGTTTTCTACCATATTGCTAAAGTAGTTTTCGGTCGGTTGCTaatatattcatttttaattgcATCTTGGTGCGAAAAGCGCATATTTATACTGAAAAGGTGCCATATTTTGACTGACAACATTGTATTTTTTAGATATTCGGAGGGACTGGTGCACCATTTGGAAATAAGTGTAGTAATGATGTGATTGCATGGAAGGCGAGTCCGGGCGACGCAAGGCTGCTAGTGTTGGAAGCAACAGGTTCAAAACCACCAGGACAGTATGGGCAGGCCATATTATGCTATGACGGATACTTCTATACTATTGGCGGCACCAATGGCTTTGCTTACAATAGTGATATTTACAGgtcaatatatgtaatagagatAATCAATAACTTAAATAACCTTTAttaataacacttaaataataatgtaatagAGATAGTTTTTGTCCTCATCTGCTTTCTGAATTTTCATAAGATTTAATCATATGAGCTTGGTAGGCAGAACTGTGCTCAAGTGTCAGTTGTGATGTATTGAGCAGAAAATTTAATTCTGTTGGCTTCTTATTATTTTAGAATGGATGAAAAGTTGatgtcaatagaatttgtgaacaatgtacacaccaacaaaccttgtagtcaaaatgtctttcatttccattctaactcatcagataatggctaaatccatgtgttattataatcaattcatatcatattatgatcctcaacctttaaaataataaaattgtgctaaaatattaatattttatagaatggttttttacattgttgacaatttctattgatggCGATTTTAAGCATTATTGATAGCAATTGCCATCTAACCATTCGAAACAAGAAGgaaaactagaccttattgaaattagtttaGTTTTCTGtagatttaatttatattattattttttcaggTTAGATCTCCGAACATTGGTCTGGGAGTCAGTTTTTGTAGGCACTGGCGGTGAAGGAGAGCCTATAGGAAGGTACAGACATGAAGTTGCTAGAGTTGGTGACAAATTATACATAATAGGGGGAGGGACTGGCGAATGGGCCTTTGAACTCATGGAGATACCAGTATTTGACCTACAAAGTAGAACCTGGTCTATGTTAACACCAAAAGCTGATGATACACAGGGAGTGGCTGTGGCTCCTTTACCACGGAAATGCCACAGTGCGGTCCAGATAGACACACCAACCGGTGTTCAAGTATTTGTGGCGGGTGGATCTGATGGCAATTCTGTGTTTGAAGACATATGGAAGCTTAATGTGTCAGAAATGACATGGTACAAAATGCAAAAGACTGTGTTACCAAACCCTCTTTATTTTCATTCGTCTACAGTTACTTCTCAGGGTTGCATGTATGTATTTGGAGGTATTGAGCCTAAGGAGGATGCGGCTAGTAGGAACAATATTTTGTATAAAGTTTGGCTTTGTATACCAAAATTGAGTGAGATTTGTTGGGAGGCTATTTTGCATTTATATCCAACTCTAGATTCAATGCCTAGGGTGAGGTTACTAGACATGGGGATACCTATACACCTGGTGGATAGGTTGTGTccatagtatttatttatttagcattACATGACAGAGCATTTTGTTTTTGCTTGAAAGATGAAGTTATGTTAATAAGGCCATGTTTGTCACTTTTGTGATAAAATGTATGATGTTTGACATGGATGATCATACATTAGAGGGCTTACCGGCAGTATCAAGATTTCTTGCTTTTTTTCACTCCATATGTGCAAGAGTTATAGAGAAGTCTCCATTTTCGTTTTTTTCGATATTGATTGTAGAACCTTAAGTTTGTGATGGTTATGACTGTTAAATATATCCACCtggttattttaacatttttaacccatTATCAAATATCTTATTCAAATTAATAGAGAAGagatcaggcaggcaagcacggtcgtgTGATAAAccatataacgtcaggccgtccttttcgcactatttgtaagtgcgatagggacgcaccgcaCTGATGCGATAAAATTgatccaactagtgtgctatgCCCGCTGAGagccttaggcactggtcccaccgcgagatagtaagctatgagctatcggctataaaaacgaacaaaagataagcacccccgtgtaaataaaagagacttGGCGATGTTCATAGTTACTGcggcggtgagctatcaaaatcgccggtgtctcttttatttgcacggcagttcttatcttttgttcgtttttatagccgatagctcatagcttactagctcgcggtgggaccagtgcctaagaccgttttcacattatccgatccgatgtcggatgtcggaaggatttcaaaggcaaaaatcaaagatggcggcttcaatgtttgggatatcggtcctacatccgatatcggatcgaataatgtgaaaacgcactaaagcaaAGTCTAGCCTAGCCtagagaaatagttatttgttatacaagagtgcaaagttgtattttaacgccgagtgtggaattgaaaaacgagcaagcgaaaggactctatagttgaaccacgagcgaagcgagtggttcgacaatagaatcctgagcttgcgagtttttcaacacacgagaagtaaaatacatttgcactcgagtgtaacacaaaacttttcccctcactatagcgaggaaagtacaacgcaaaaaacgcgtttatcactgctttcagtggttccacaggtagtaaaacatcttcatcactagattaacccacttttatcaatttaaagcagaaaatttgcctctattcaaggtcaaattactttatccactagtggataaaatgcgtttttacccgctggtattaaaggacaaaacacgtgtttccgagctagtgaggggaaaaagttatTTCTAGCCATCTGAATCAACCaatcaaccaatctgaatccaaggccactgtagaaccctttcacagtaaaattCAAAGTGACTgcatagcaaataaagcacggtgtcaaaacgacagggttctagagtggcctatgattctaattggttgactgtacatatactGAAAAGCAATCAATAAGGGTCACtttgtatatatattataacctTTTATTGTATGAGTAATGAGAATAGGTACCAATTGAATTTTGCAAATGATGATCATAGCATTTAACTGATTTATTGTTAACATATTCATTATTAGTATAATTTGCTTATGTGtcaatcaactttttcttgcctgtgttattgccatggttacgatgccctgagtcacgctggttttatgcaaaattatgcattattattattaacaccagaaaaatgaatgtttgcatagtttaagtagcataattttgcataaaaccagcgtgactcaggggacctcGTAACAgtcgtaaccatggcaataacaggcaggaaaaagttgattcacccttttaataaaattgtgACAACTATCATATATGGAAGGCACACTTTTTATATCATGGTGGCAAACGAGCATGCGGTCCGCATGAGATAGTAAATAgagttagtaattattttatgtttaaacattttatcattcgGGATTTACAAATAGTACCACTCTAATAGTAActtttttcatataaaatttaccaataattatttatttatataaataagattcagcttatttaacttctaacactgatttagtaggtattaaaatggatgttaaatattttatttaaatttgtaaataaaataaataaatattggggacaccttacacagatcgacttagtcccaaactaagcaaagcttatacttaggggtgctaagcgacgatatacatacttaaatagataaatacatacttatatacatagaaaacattcatgattCAGAAACAaaatatatctgtgctcatcacacaaataaatgcccttaccgggattagaaCCCAGGACCGCTAGAATCCCCCTATGAAAATCCCTTTTCCCTTAGAATCAAAACATTGTCTATCATCacatatgtatattaatttctgttaaaagaaaaaatcatgcatttaagggttaagctcAATTGCAACCTTGACatagttgttatatttatttgcaagCTTTATGGTAAATAATTAATtctaaataagtatctaaactaTTTCTCCGTCTTAGTATCTCCGTTGGCTAGGTCACCTTGAGAGAATGGGCGAAGAGGGCAGTCAATAGGGCCTACTTGGGGAGACCAATTGGACGCCGTACTGCTGGAgacccaaaatatcgttgggcggatagagtagacctccgtgagctcggcgtcggcgaaagctggcgcgataccgctcaagaccgagcaaaaTGGCGGCCAAAACTCATTCTGGGTTATCGCGCCatccaagtaagtaagtaaactatTTTCTGGTTGACTGTAATGAATATGTTAATgataatttaatattgtatttatgtGTGTTCTTCCtatcataataatataataatacctaatgttttttatttacttgAAATATGAGTTGAACTCAAAGTAAGACTCATATGAACGATTCAAGACCGAGCAAAATGGCGGTCATTCTGGGTTATGCCATCAAGTAAGTAATTATTACTGTAATGAATATGAtgataataatttgtatttagtgttCTTCCtatcataataatataataatacctaatgttttttatttacttgAAATATGAGTTGAACTCAAAGTAAGACTCATATGAACTTATCGGTAATGCTCAATTATTACtgaatgaaatgttttatacccCATACCATTTTTGGTAACTACTGAAATATGTATTTTCATTCGTAAACTTACGATTACGTAGCCCGCACtaggtagcctagcggtaagtacgtgcgactttcgtccggaggtcgcgggttcgaagtttcgaactccggctcgcaccaatgagtttttcggattttatgtgcgaaatgtcatttgatatttgccagtcgcttttcggtgaacgaaaacatcgtgaggaaaccgaactaattccaataaggtctagtttaccctccgggttggaaggttagatggcaatcgctttcgtaaaaactagcgcctacgccaaatcttgggattagttgtcaaagcggacccaggctcccatgagccgtggctaatgcggggataacgcaaggaggatgattcgTAAACTTCCGATTCCTTACGCATCGGCACTATCATTTATTTTGTGCACTAAGGCTGCCTCCGAAATGACAACGCGTTGGCCAATCAGGGACCCTAATTTTACTATTCTCTACATTTTTTTGTATTCTGATTATAAATTAGTACCGATACCTATTTGAAACCATTTTTATGCCCTTTGTAAACCCGCTTTCATCTGTATGCGTAATCGGCGTCGAGATTCATCAAATATCGTTTGTCGACGTCGAATCAAATCACGGTTGCGGGGTCACTGCGCCGACCTTAAAAATGATAATATGAGGGAATCTCAGTTTATCAGTTACTTGAACATATTGTATTATTATCTACGGTGTTTTTGCCGTAGCTTTGACcgtatttttgaaatatctttctTTCCTCCGACTGGAGAGCATAAAGGTCATGGAGGTCATGAAACAGCTCGAGTTTCAGTAGGTACCACTATTAGCAATATGTTGACCGAAtagtggccgctatcggatgtcacaagcgcctggcatccgttggctcgttgggtggacgacattcgaaaaactgcggggcacttctggatgagattagcccaggaccgggataagtggcgtacacgaagggaggccgatggtcagcagtgggcgattaacggctgaaatgatgatgatgattagcaATAAGGGGTTGAAGAAGCAATACGaactgtgatattgcagtgacaggctatttcatcgcccacaccacaattaaATCCATGTCCCACGCTTGATTtctacttctacgacacccacgagaggaaaaggggtggtaaaattcttgaACCCTCACCACACGGggaattattttgtttttatattttaaataaatacattttgtatactGGCTCCGTATGAATTGAAATTCTGGTGAGATCTTTGGAATTTATGCTTAATTTACGTTACCGTCCTTTGTCGTTGAGCGacatatttttattagtttATATTTATAACTGCTGTCTGCGTAAAAGATGATGTTTGCGTGtgtttttagatatttttcCAGCAGTCAATTTTAGATGAACAAGTACTGGATGGCGAATTTTCTTTTATGAGAATCAGTATATAAGGGTTCTTTGCTTCGAATTTATACGAGTATTTACGAGTAtctagtacctacttataggCCGCTTTTACACCTGTACATAAATCTTATGTAAAAATGTTATAGTTACTAACTTTTAAGTTCAAAActcattcatttaaaatttcGATAAGCTGTGACTGCTCGCTTCAGTGAGAAAAGTCCGAAAAGTCGAATCCATTAGACTTGTAATTTTCCAATTTGCGAAAGTT includes:
- the LOC125228197 gene encoding kelch domain-containing protein 10 homolog, producing MTSSRRDFVFKPFKVTEVKFRSAECPRPRSGHRIACDDVNIYCFGGYNPSLPRTSIQRQNPTWTPERPLFKELWSYSIATCKWTEHEVVENMPDELASNAMCMNGRYLMIFGGTGAPFGNKCSNDVIAWKASPGDARLLVLEATGSKPPGQYGQAILCYDGYFYTIGGTNGFAYNSDIYRLDLRTLVWESVFVGTGGEGEPIGRYRHEVARVGDKLYIIGGGTGEWAFELMEIPVFDLQSRTWSMLTPKADDTQGVAVAPLPRKCHSAVQIDTPTGVQVFVAGGSDGNSVFEDIWKLNVSEMTWYKMQKTVLPNPLYFHSSTVTSQGCMYVFGGIEPKEDAASRNNILYKVWLCIPKLSEICWEAILHLYPTLDSMPRVRLLDMGIPIHLVDRLCP